The Shewanella sp. MTB7 genome includes a window with the following:
- a CDS encoding FecR family protein — protein sequence MSTIKQFYSKEYLQEQASLWISRIDRGLSDTEIESLSKWVGENKANQDALFDMASYWDDLSVLNELSVLFPLEQSNAKSKWRFLAIAASFLLLSFIGGNWIFDSPLSQFIQGESQDYVQTLTTPIGQQTTFSMPDGTRVLLNTNSVVEVKYSSNYRQLTLVRGEAKFDVAKDKLRPFSVTVGKQSVTALGTIFNVQKNSEFEMELVVTHGRVLVTSADKSIEQITQSLKSASKASLPGLLVSTGEKVVIAENSNLAIETLPLDQMQRDLAWQQGMLIFEGEPLSQALDDVSRYTSAKFDIVDPELSQLKVAGYFKAGDVDGLLASLNSNFSIVFVKDSDNVIHLTAATDAKVKKNLKVP from the coding sequence ATGAGTACAATCAAGCAGTTTTACAGTAAGGAATACCTCCAAGAGCAAGCCTCTTTGTGGATTAGTCGTATCGATAGAGGCTTGTCTGATACTGAAATAGAGTCATTGTCAAAATGGGTAGGCGAAAATAAGGCTAATCAAGATGCTTTGTTTGATATGGCCTCATATTGGGATGATTTAAGCGTCCTAAATGAGTTGAGTGTACTTTTTCCTCTTGAACAATCTAATGCTAAATCAAAATGGCGATTCCTTGCAATTGCTGCAAGTTTTCTGTTGCTCAGCTTTATTGGTGGGAACTGGATTTTTGATAGTCCGTTGTCCCAATTTATTCAGGGAGAATCCCAAGACTATGTACAGACGTTAACAACCCCTATAGGTCAGCAAACCACCTTTTCGATGCCAGATGGTACTCGAGTTTTATTAAATACAAACAGTGTTGTCGAAGTAAAATATTCATCAAACTATCGTCAACTTACCCTTGTGAGAGGGGAGGCTAAATTTGATGTGGCTAAAGATAAGTTGAGGCCATTTAGCGTTACTGTTGGTAAACAATCAGTTACTGCATTAGGCACTATTTTCAATGTACAGAAAAATAGTGAATTTGAGATGGAGTTAGTGGTTACTCACGGCAGAGTGTTGGTCACTTCAGCAGACAAGAGTATTGAACAAATCACCCAATCGTTGAAGAGTGCGTCGAAAGCAAGCTTACCAGGCCTATTAGTATCAACAGGTGAGAAGGTGGTGATTGCTGAAAACAGTAATCTAGCCATCGAAACTTTGCCGTTAGACCAAATGCAACGAGACCTGGCTTGGCAGCAAGGCATGCTTATTTTTGAGGGGGAGCCCTTGTCGCAAGCATTAGATGATGTGAGCCGTTACACATCAGCCAAGTTTGATATTGTCGATCCTGAGTTATCGCAGTTGAAAGTGGCTGGGTATTTTAAAGCGGGCGATGTGGATGGGTTATTGGCTTCGTTAAACAGTAACTTTAGCATTGTTTTTGTTAAAGATAGTGACAACGTTATCCATTTAACGGCTGCTACTGACGCAAAGGTTAAAAAAAATTTAAAAGTACCATAG
- a CDS encoding Na+/H+ antiporter NhaC family protein, with product MSEPTALSLIPPVVVLVLAIVLRRPILSLIIGALVGLVMLDPANLLTNFTDISLSVMSDETIGWLILVCGGFGALIALLVKTGGSMAFGRHALKLAKGPKSSLFMTFVLGVVIFIDDYLNALTVGSTMKRVTDKFKVSREMLAYVVDSTAAPICVLVPLSTWAVFFGGLLVDNGVAAEGQGIAVYMQAIPYMLYAWLAVAMVLLVILGIVPAFGPMKKAQLAASQGEPALKQMDRDEVQTSDEYAVKAIEDEFKHADDQGKLHNFFVPIILLVGFTVYFDIDVLKGLVATLAITLPYYGLQKLMPLSEMMEQMIDGFKNMLPAIGTVIAAFIFKDVCDKLMLPQYVIDSLSPFMTPELLPAVVFLSMSILAFATGSSWGIFAVSIPIVMPLAQSVDANIPLVIGALLSASSFGSQACFYSDSTVLAAQGSDCNLISHAVTQLPYALIAAGVAFVGFLFLA from the coding sequence ATGTCTGAACCGACAGCATTAAGTCTTATTCCACCTGTGGTGGTCCTGGTGTTAGCAATCGTGCTACGCCGCCCAATCCTTTCGTTAATTATTGGTGCTTTAGTGGGACTCGTTATGCTCGATCCCGCCAACTTACTCACTAACTTTACCGATATATCCCTTTCAGTGATGAGTGACGAGACTATTGGCTGGCTTATTCTAGTCTGTGGTGGCTTCGGTGCCTTGATCGCTTTATTGGTGAAAACTGGTGGGTCGATGGCATTTGGCCGTCATGCATTGAAGTTGGCTAAAGGCCCTAAGTCTTCACTGTTTATGACCTTTGTTTTAGGTGTTGTGATCTTTATCGATGATTACTTGAATGCCTTGACGGTTGGTTCAACCATGAAACGTGTGACCGATAAGTTTAAGGTCTCACGAGAGATGTTGGCTTATGTGGTGGATTCTACTGCAGCACCTATCTGTGTACTTGTACCGCTATCGACTTGGGCTGTGTTTTTCGGCGGACTGTTGGTTGATAACGGCGTTGCTGCTGAAGGGCAGGGCATTGCTGTCTACATGCAGGCTATTCCATATATGCTGTATGCCTGGTTAGCCGTTGCTATGGTGTTATTAGTGATCTTAGGGATAGTGCCAGCCTTTGGTCCTATGAAGAAAGCGCAACTAGCGGCTTCTCAAGGTGAACCCGCTTTAAAACAGATGGATCGGGATGAAGTACAAACTTCTGACGAATACGCTGTTAAAGCGATTGAAGATGAATTTAAACACGCCGATGATCAAGGCAAACTGCATAACTTTTTTGTACCTATTATCCTGCTCGTCGGGTTTACCGTCTATTTCGATATTGATGTATTAAAAGGGTTAGTCGCAACCTTGGCAATAACCTTGCCTTACTACGGTCTGCAAAAGTTGATGCCTCTGTCTGAGATGATGGAGCAGATGATCGATGGTTTTAAAAACATGCTTCCCGCTATTGGGACGGTGATCGCGGCATTTATCTTTAAAGATGTCTGCGATAAGCTGATGCTACCTCAGTATGTTATCGATAGTCTTAGCCCCTTTATGACACCAGAACTTCTGCCTGCTGTCGTGTTCCTAAGTATGTCAATATTGGCTTTTGCAACGGGGTCAAGTTGGGGGATTTTTGCCGTTTCAATTCCTATTGTAATGCCATTGGCACAGTCAGTAGATGCTAATATTCCCTTGGTCATTGGCGCTCTATTGTCAGCTTCCTCTTTTGGTAGTCAGGCGTGTTTCTATTCAGACTCCACGGTATTGGCGGCTCAAGGTTCAGACTGTAATTTGATCAGTCATGCTGTGACACAGCTCCCCTATGCCTTAATCGCAGCTGGCGTGGCTTTTGTCGGTTTTCTTTTCTTGGCATAA
- a CDS encoding RNA polymerase sigma factor, whose protein sequence is MVAKNRSNVSDIFINYSNKLKRVIGQIVRPDDIDDIVQDTFVRSYEAELKQEIKYVRSYMLKTAKHLALNHVAKSAYKFNHSIEEFVETPIELISTSFESEFESKERFLFFCRATDQLSGSVRKCFILKKVYGLSQSEIAKFLNISESTVEKHVAKGLFNSVQYMEKMSAHSTQCDSSGRVAASLDRSSSNQNDQSNVKEFISR, encoded by the coding sequence GTGGTTGCTAAAAACAGATCAAATGTGTCAGATATTTTTATCAATTACTCGAATAAACTAAAGCGAGTCATTGGTCAAATTGTTAGACCTGACGATATCGATGATATTGTGCAAGACACTTTTGTTCGCAGTTATGAAGCAGAGCTAAAGCAAGAAATTAAGTATGTTCGTAGCTATATGCTTAAAACAGCAAAACATTTGGCATTGAATCATGTTGCTAAGTCGGCCTATAAATTCAATCACTCTATTGAAGAATTTGTTGAAACACCTATTGAACTTATCTCTACATCATTTGAATCTGAATTTGAAAGCAAAGAGCGTTTTTTGTTTTTTTGCCGCGCTACGGATCAGCTTTCTGGTTCTGTTCGAAAGTGTTTTATCTTGAAAAAGGTGTATGGTTTAAGTCAAAGTGAAATTGCAAAATTTCTTAATATTAGCGAAAGCACAGTCGAAAAGCATGTCGCGAAGGGCTTATTTAACAGCGTACAATATATGGAAAAAATGAGTGCTCATAGTACTCAATGTGATTCATCTGGTCGTGTTGCCGCTTCATTAGATAGATCATCAAGCAATCAAAATGATCAGTCTAATGTAAAAGAGTTTATCAGCAGATGA